Sequence from the Piscinibacter sp. HJYY11 genome:
CGGCGCGGGCTACGACGGTGTGCTGGATGCGCTGGGCGTGGCCCTCACCGACAGCGGCACCACGCTGGCCCAACTCACGACGACCGTCGTCAACACCGCAACCGGCAGCACCCCGGGCACCGAGACCAGCGCGCCGAGCTCTGCGCTGCCGGCCGACCTGCTGCTGCGCGCCAAGGCCTCGAACTGCGATGCGCTGCGCAGCACCAGCTACCGGCTCATCAAGGTCGCGGCGTCGAACGGCGCCAGCAACGTGCCGACCACTGCGGTCGAGACTTTCAGCTTCAACGCCCAGACGCTCACCGCCACCTTCGGCGCAAACGACACGCTGGCCTTCACGCCCAACGGCACCTGCCGCTACACGCTGCCCGAGGGCGAGGCCTTCGTGTCGCCCGCCGGCGTGATCGTGCTGCGCCACCTGGTCGGCAACGACGACGACACGGTGGGCAGCGGCGACCGCGGCGTGGCGCGCGTCATGATCGGCCTGCCGGTGCAGGACCTCGCGCTGGCCGACCTGGCCGGCGAATATGCCTTCCTCGGCCTCGATCGCAACCCGCTGCAGCCCTATGGCGGCTACGCCACCATCACGGCCAACGGCGCGGTGAACGGCTTCAGCTGCTGGGACGACGACCTGAGCGTGGCCGAGGCGAGCTGCACGCCGCTCGACAGCAGCTACGCCGAGGTGCTGAGCCGCAACAACGACGGGAGCTTCAGCTGGTCGTCCAGCCCGAACGACGACGACCAGTGGACCGACACCCTGTTCGCCTACCGCGCGGGCAATGGCGACACGCTGCTGGTGGCGCTGACCCACTCGGGCGAACCGACCTTCGGCGTCAAGCGCCGCACGCTTACCCTGCCGACGGTGGGCCAGACGAGCGCCAACTGGAGCGTCATGGCCGATGGCAACCTGGTGGCCCTGTCGACGGTCTCGAGCACGAGCCACGAAATCTCGAGCGTCAACGGCAACACCGTGGTGCGCAACACCACCGAGAACGGCTCGACGGTCCAGCAGACGCTGACCTACAACTCGGCCCGTGCGGGTTACCTCGCGCGTGCTGAAGGCACCGGCGTGCGCCCGTTCGCCGGCCTCGCGATGCCCGGCTTCGGCCTGACGGCGATCTACATGCCGAGCACTGTCGTCGCCCCATCCAACAACGCACGCCTGGCCCTGTCGATTCGCCAGTGACGATGCGCCAGTAAGTCACGCGACACGACGACAAGGCCCGCCCGCCCCGGCGGGCCTTTGTCATGGGCAGCGACAATTGCGGCCTATGCTGCAGTTCGACCTCCTCAAGACCGAAGGCCATGCCCGTCGCGGCCGCCTCACCCTCAACCACGGCGTCGTCGAGACGCCGGTCTTCATGCCCGTGGGCACCTACGGCACGGTGAAGGGCGTGATGCCCTCGTCGCTGGAAGAGATGGGCGCGCAGATCATCCTCGGCAACACCTTCCACCTGTGGCTGCGGCCGGGGCTCGACATCCTGAAGCAGTTCGGCGGGCTGCATCGCTTCGAGGCGTGGACGAAGCCCATCCTCACCGACAGCGGCGGCTTCCAGGTGTGGAGCCTGGGCGAGATGCGCAAGATCAGCGAGGAGGGCGTGAAGTTCGCGTCACCGGTCAACGGCGACAAGCTCTTCCTCACGCCCGAGGTGAGCATGCAGGTGCAGACGGTGCTCAACAGCGACGTCGTCATGCAGTTCGACGAGTGCACGCCCTACGAAACCAAGGGCCACATCACGACCGAGAAGGAAGCGCGCATCTCGATGGAGCTGAGCCTGCGCTGGGCGCGGCGCTGCCTCACCGAGTTCCAGAAGCTGCAGAACCCGAACGCCTTGTTCGGCATAGTGCAGGGCGGGATGTTCGAGCACCTGCGCGAGGAGTCGCTGAACTCGCTCGTCGAGCTCGACCTGCCGGGTTATGCGATCGGCGGCGTGAGCGTCGGCGAGCCGAAGGAGGACATGCTGCGCATCATGGCGCACACGCCGCACCGCCTGCCGTCGCACAAGCCGCGCTACCTGATGGGCGTGGGCACGCCGGAAGACCTGGTGGATGGCGTGGCCTGCGGCGTCGACATGTTCGACTGCGTGATGCCCACCCGCAACGCACGCAACGGCCACCTCTTCACCCGCTTCGGCGACCTGCGCCTGCGCAACGCCCGCTACAAGACCGACGAACGCCCGGTCGACGAGACCTGCAGTTGCCACTGCTGCAAGAACTTCAGCCGCGCCTACCTGCACCACCTCGACCGCTGCGGCGAGATGCTGGGGCCCATGCTCACCAGCATCCACAACCTGCACTACTACGTGAACCTGATGCGCGAAGTTCGCTTGGCGCTGGATGAAGGGCGCTTCGAGAGCTTCCGCGCGGCGTTCAAGGCGGATCGGCTGAGAGGCGTTTCCTAGCGGAACACCGGCGCCCGTTTCTCCAGACCGGCCAGCGCCGCCTCGCGCTGGTTGGGGCTGCCGATCAGCGCTCTCTGCTCCACCGATTCAGCCATCAGCACCGGCCCGGCCGCGACTGGCGACGCGCCGTTGAGCAGGCGCTTGCTGGCGCGAATCGAGTCGGGGCTCTGCGCCGCGATCTGCGCGGCCAGCGCCCGGGCATCGGCCAGCGGGTCGTCGCTCACGCGCGTGGCGAGGCCGATCGCTTGCGCTTCCACGCCCGAGACGATGCGGCCGGTGTAGGTCAGCTCGCGCACGACGTCGGGTCGCATCAGCTCGGTCATCAGCACGATGCCGGCCATGTCGGGCACCAGGCCCCACTTCACTTCCATCACCGCAAGCTTGGCCTCGGGGTGCACGAGACGGATGTCGGCGCCGAGGGCGATCTGCAGGCCGCCACCGAAGGCCACGCCGTGCACCGCGGCGATCACCGGCACCGGCAGCGTTCGCCAGCCCCAGGCGACGTGCTGCGCATCGTTGGCGAGGCCACGCGTGCGGGTGAGCAGGTCGGTGCCCATGGTGCCGCTGGTCTGGCCCTGGCCCATCTGCGCGAAGCGGCCCATGTCGAGGCCGGCGCAAAAGGCGCGCCCTTCGCCGTGGACCACGACGACACGCACGCGCGCATCGGTCTTCAGCTGCTCGATCGCATCGTTGATCGCGCGGAACATGGCCGCGTCGATGGCGTTCATCTTGTCGGCGCGGGTCAGGGCCACTTCGGCCACGCCGCGCTCGTCTATGCTGATGCGAACCCGTTCTTCGTTGCTGCCTGCGTTGTTGCTCACGGTCGTCTCCTCATGGTGAGGTGACGATTCTTGTGCAAACGGCCCCAGAGGGGCCGTCGCCAGGGTGTCAGCGCTGAGGGCTCAAGTTTTCGGCTTGTCGCCCGTCAGCAGCGGCAGGCTGCCTTCGCTCTGGTCGCCCAGCAGGCCGGCGGCGCTGTAGATGCCCAGCTTCTGGCGCGTGTCGGCGATGTCGAGGTTGCGCATCGTGAGCTGGCCGATGCGGTCGACCGGCTGGAAGGCGCCTTCCACCTTCTCCATCGAGAGCCGCTCGGGCGCGTAGGTGAGGTTGGGGCTCACGGTGTTCATGATGGAGTAGTCGTTGCCGCGCCGCAGCTCCAGCGTGACCTCGCCGGTGATGGCCTTGGCGATCCAGCGCTGGGCGCTCTCGCGCAGCATCATGGCCTGCGAGTCGAACCAGCGGCCCTGGTACAGCAGGCGGCCGAGCTTGCGGCCGTTGGTGCGGTACTGCTCGATGGTGTCTTCGTTGTGGATGCCGGTCACCAGGCGTTCGTAGGCGATGTGCAGAAGCGCCATGCCCGGGCCTTCGTACACGCCGCGGCTCTTGGCTTCGATGATGCGGTTCTCGATTTGGTCGCTCATGCCCAAGCCATGGCGGCCGCCGATCTTGTTGGCTTCTTCGAACAGCGCGACGGCGCTGCCGAAGCGCACGCCGTTGATCGACACCGGGCGGCCTTCCTCGAAGGCGACCGACACGCGCTCGGCCTTGACCACGACATCGTCTTTCCAGAAGGCCACGCCCATGATCGGGTTGACGATGTGCATGCCCTTGTCGAGGAACTCCAGGTCCTTCGCTTCGTGCGTGGCACCCAGCATGTTGGAGTCGGTGGAGTAGGCCTTCTCCACGCTCATCTTGTAGTCGAAGCCGTTGGCGATGAGGAACTCGCTCATCTCCTTGCGGCCGCCGAGTTCGTCGATGAAGGTCTGGTCGAGCCAGGGCTTGTAGATGCGCAGGGCCGGGTTGGCGAGCAGGCCGTAGCGGTAGAAGCGCTCGATGTCGTTGCCCTTGTAGGTGCTGCCGTCGCCCCAGATGTGGACGTTGTCTTCCTTCATCGCCACCACGAGCGCGGTGCCGGTGACGGCGCGGCCGAGCGGGGTGGTGTTGAAGTAGGTCGCGCCACCGGTGCTGATGTGGAAGGCGCCGGCCTGGATGGCGGCGATGCCTTCGGCGACGAGTTGCGAGCGGCAGTCGACCAGGCGGGCGATGTCGGCGCCATACGCCTTGGCCTTGCGCGGGATGTCCTCGTAGTCGGTCTCGTCGGGCTGGCCGAGGTTGGCGGTGTAGGCGCAGGGCGTGGCGCCCTTCTTGCGCATCCAGTGCACGGCGGCGCTGGTGTCGAGGCCGCCCGAGAAGGCGATGCCGACACGTTCGCCGGCGGGGAGTTTCTGGAGGATGGTGGCGGCCACGGGGTACTCGCTGGTGGGCTTGGGGGAGCCGGCGATTTTAGGCCGGGCGGGGTACGCCGGCCGGCACACCCGGAAGCGGCTCGGCCAGCAGCGCCGCGACACGCGCCTTCAGCAGCGCGGGCGACACCTCGGCCGCCGGCACCGGCGGGCCGGCCAGCAGGCCCACGCGGCTGCAGAAGCCGCGGCGGAAGGGCTGGGTCATCGCATGGCCGCCGATGCGCGAGAAGAAGGAACCCCACAGGTTCTGCAGCGCCATCGGCACCACGGGCACCGGGTGGGTCTCGAGGATCTTCATGATGCCGCCCTTGAACTCACCCAACTGGCCGTCGCGGGTGATCGCCCCCTCGGGGAAGATGCAGAGCAGGTCGCCGTTGTCGAGCACCTGGCGGGCGCGCACGAAGGCCTGCTCGTAGGTGGCGGGGTCTTCCTTCTGCGACGCGATCGGGATCGCCTTCGCCAGCCTGAACATCCAGCCGAGCACCGGGATCTGGAAGATGCGGTGGTCCATGATGAAGGCGATGGGGCGTGGGCTTGCCGCCATCAAAAGCACCGCGTCGACGAAGCTCACGTGGTTGCAGACGAGGATGGCCGGGCCTTCGGTCGGGATGTGCTCGTCGCCCTTCACGCGGAAGCGGTAGGCCAGGCGCGTGGCGAGAAAGGCCACGAAGCGCAGCAGGTACTCCGGCACCAGCATGAAGATGTAGAACGCGACCACCGCGTTGAGCAGGCCGACGATGAGGAAGACCTGCGGGATGGTGAACTTGAGCGCCAGCAGCGCGCCCACCATCACCGAACTGACGATCATGAACAGTGCGTTCAGGATGTTGTTGGCCGCGATGATGCGGGCGCGGTGCGTCGGCTTGGAGCGCAGCTGGATCAGCGCGTACATGGGCACGCTGTAGATGCCGGCGAAGAGCGACAGCAGCAGCAGGTCGGCCATCACCCGCCAGTGGGCCGGCTGAGCGACGAACGCGGCCACGGTCTGCGGCGCGCTCGGCGGCAGGCCACGCGAGGCGAAGTAGAGGTCGATCGCGAACACGCTCATGCCGATCGCCCCCAGCGGCACCAGGCCGATCTCCACATGGCGGCGCGACAGCATCTCGCACATCAGCGAGCCGATGCCGATGCCCACCGAGAACACGACGAGCAGCATCGAGGCCACGTGCTCGTCGCCGTGCAGCACCTCCTTCGCGAACGACGGGAATTGCGCGAGGAACACCGCGCCGAAGAACCACATCCACGAGATGCCCAGCAGCGAGCGGAAGACGGCCACGTTCTCGTGCGCGAGCCTGAGGTTGCGCCAGGTCTCGGTGAACGGGTTCCAGTTGATCTTGAGGCCCGGGTCGGTGGCGGGCGTGGGCGGCACGGCCTGGGCCAGCACACGGCCGAGCACGGCGAGGCCGACGCAGGTCCAGGCGATGTAGGTCGGCCCGACCTGCGGCACGGCGACAAGCAGCCCGCCCACCACGTTGCCGATCAGGATGGCGACGAAGGTGCCCATCTCCACCATGCCGTTGCCGCCGGTCAACTCGCGCTCGTTGAGGTGCTGCGGCATGTAGGCGAACTTCACCGGACCGAAGAGCGTGGAGTGCAGCCCCATCAGGAACACGCACGCAAGCAGCACCGGGATGTTGACCGTCATGAAGCCCCAGGCCGCTATTGCCATCACGACGATCTCGAACCACTTCACGAAGCGGATCATGGCCGTCTTGTCGTGCTTGTCCGTCAGCTGGCCGCTGGTCGCTGAAAACAAGAGGAAGGGCAGGATGAACAGCGCCCCGATCACCAGGCCCGCCAGCGATGCCGGCAGCCAGCTCACCTGGATCTGGTAGGTCACCATCACGGTGAGCGCGAACTTGAACAGGTTGTCGTTGCCCGCGCCGAGGAACTGCGTCCAGAAGAAGGGCGCGAAGCGGCGCTGCTGGAGCAGCGCGAACTGGTTGGGGTGGTCGTGGTGGCTGCTCAAGAAAACTCCCTCCGTTGTCTTATTCGACTTGCGCTTCGAAGCCCGCCGGCAGGCGGTATTGCGCGCGTTTGGCATCGAAGCTCAGCACGTGCGTGGCCGACACCGGCTCACCGCGGAAGTGGCCGAGGCTCGTGATGCGCAGCGGGTAGGCTGCCACGCCTTCGCGCACCTCGACCTTCAGTCGGCGCGAGAAGTCGCTGCACACCGCCGGCGTGGCGTGGGCGCACTCGTGCGTGCCGGTGTTGCGCACGGTCGAGGTGACGTCGAGCGCCACCTGGAAGCCCGTCTCGCGCGGCACGTACAGGCGCGTGCCGCCGAGCAGGTAGCCCTGGCTCACCGAGGTCTCGCTGATCTCGAAGCCATAGAGGCTCGGCCCCAGCTGCAGCACGCTCACCTCGCCCGGCTGGCCCATCCGGCCGCTTTCCAGGCCGAGCTTCTGCGCGACGGGCTGCCAGCCCTCGGCGTCGCGCTTGAGCAGGTAGAGATCGATGCGGCCCGGGTCGTTGGAGGCCGACTCGCGGGCGCTGCGGGTGCACATCGCCAGCAGACGGTGCGGCTCGCCGCGCAGCCTGACGTCCTTCGATGCGCAGACGTCTTTCACGCGGGCGAGCGGGGCGTCGGTGCGTGCCGGGCGGGCCATCAGCGCGGCGGCGCCGAGAACGAGCGCCGACGTGGTGACGGCGATGAAGAGAGGGGAGCGGACAACAGACATGGGGGGCGATTGTGCAGGCGTGTCCCGCGGCTCAGCGTATGACTTGCACGGGGTTTCCCATGCCAGTTCTCGTGAGCCACGTGAAGACCGAGTCGACGGTGACCGTCTCGATGCGGTCACGGAAGCGCTTCTCATCCGGGTGGTCGTCGAAGGCCACGTTGGCAGCCGTCACGCGCGCGCCGAGTCGCTTGAAGGCCGACAGGCGCAGCGTCGTCGGCTGGTAGCCCTCGCGCTGCAGCCAGATCTGGGAGCGCTCGCGCGTGGTGGCGCCCGGGTCCATCGCCATGGCGAGCGTTTCCACCGCCCACTGGTTCGACTGCTGGTAACGCTGCGCCCACGGGTACGCGACCATGTTGTAGCGCGGGGTGTGCAGGTGCGCGAGCTGCTGGTTGTCCTTCAGCGCCGGCAGCAGGCGGGCCTGCACGTCGGGGCGCAGCACCACCACGCCGGCCTGGTAGTCGTGCAGGTCGTCCAGGAAGAACTCGCCGAGGCCCTGGCGGTAGACGGCGGCGTGGGCCGTGCCGCACTGGTTGAGCTTGTGGGCCACGCGCCATCTGGCCCCGTCGCGGTAGGCCAGTCCCAGGTGCGAGTAGCGCAGGCCGTACTCGCTGAGGTCCTGCCCCGCGCGGGCCAGCACCACCACCTGCGCGCCGGTCGCGTCGAGCGTGCGGGCGGTGCGCTCGGCGAGGACCATGGCGCGCTCGATGTTGCGCGCCTCGGGCGGCTTGGGCTCGCAGGCGCGGCCCGCGTGGGCCAGCGGTGCGACGGCCAGCAGCAGGGCGGCCGCCCAGGTGCGCTTCATCGTGTCACCCGTTCGTTGTAGAGCAGCGCGGCGCCGATCTCGTTGGGGATGTAGGCGATCGCACGGCCCGCGGCCGAGAGCACCCAGCCGGCGCTGAAGGCGCTGACCGTCACCACCGTGCCGACGCCGATCGACAGCGCCGCCGCACCCTGCGTGCTGAGCGTGATGCTGGCGCGCGCGCCGTCGGACGCGCGTTCCAGGATGCACACGACGCCGGTGGCCGAGGCTTCGACGGCGACGACGGTGAGCATCGCGCCCGCCGAGAGGAACATCGCCGGCGCGGCGACCGACACCGCGATGGGCAGCATCGACAAGGCGCTCGCGTCCGATGCGTTGGGACCGTGGGCGCGCGCCGGGGCGCTGACAGCCAGCGCGGCCGAGAGCATCAGGGGCAGGACGAGTCGTTTCATGGCCGCCCTCCTCATTCCGCCTGGCCGCGCATCGCCATGCCGTCGCGGCGGGCCTGGGCGATCAGCACGTCGTGCGCGTCGCGCAGCGTCTTGGCGAGCGTGAACACGCTCGAGATCAGGAACAGCCAGCACACGCCGAGGTAGGCCTTGTAGGTCGGGTTGATCTCCATGCGGTACAGGCCCCAGCCGGTGAGCGCCATTGCGAGCGCGAAGCCGCCCCAGACCACCAGGCCCCACATCGGCGTGTCGATGCGCCGGCCTTCGTTGTCGCGCACGTACTTGGCGAGTGCGAAGGCGGTGGACAGGCAGAACACGTAGCCCATCACCATGAACGCGCGGTCGAGGTCGGCGCCGGGCAGGTAGGCCAGGCCGGTGCCGCACAGCGTGGCGGCGACGCCGAACGAGACCCACACCTGGAGCTTCCAGGCCTTGGTGTCTTGGCGGGGGACGGTGGGGGTGTGCATGAAATCCTCGGGTGGTTGAACACGGGGCGGATGATCTGCACGCGGCCGGTCGAGCTCAAGCGTTCCAGGAGAGGTTGCGATTGGCCGGCTGGCTGGTATCGTTTGCCGATACTTTCAGGGGGTCCCCGATGAGCACAACACAGGACCTCGTCACCGCGCTCAAGGCCGAGCTCAAGGCCGCCGGCATCACCTACGCCGAGCTGGCCGAGCACCTGGAGATGTCGGAGTCGAGCATCAAGCGCATCTTTGCGAAGGCCGACATGCCGCTCTCACGCATCGACGACGTGCTGCGCGTGCTGAAGATGGATTTCGCCGAGCTCGCCCGCAAGGTCGCCGATGCCCAGCCGCTGCGCCGCGAGCTCACGCTCGAGCAGGAAAAGGCGGTCGTCGCCGATCGGCGCCTGCTGCTGATGGCCATCTGCTGCATGAGCCAGTGGACCTACGAGCAGGTGATCGCCACCTACACCTTCACCGAAGCCGAGTGCGTGAAGTACCTGACCCAGCTCGACCGGATCGGCATCATCGAGCTGCGGCCGCTCAACCGCTACCGCCTGCAGCTGGCCAAGACCTTCCGCTGGCGGCCGCACGGGCCGGTGATGGCCTTCTTCCGCGAGCACGTCGTCGACGACTACTTCAGCGGCGGCTTCGATGGCGAAGGCGAGATGCTGATGCTGGTGCACGGCCAGGTGGGCCGCAGCCTCGCGGCCACCTTCATCGAACGCCTGCAGCGGGTGGGACAGGACTTCGCGCAGCAGCACCTGGCCGACCAGCGCCTGCCGCCCGACCAGAAGCGGCCCTACACCTTGGTGGTCGGCATGAGGTCGTGGCTGTTTGCCGCGTTCCGCGACCTGAAGCGCGACGACACGCCGCTGCTGCCTTCGATGCGCACGGCCGAAGGCGGGTAGAAGCTGACCCTGCCGCTCGTGTAGAAGAACGTCGGCGAGGCGCCGTAGGCCTGCGACCAGATCTTCGAGAAGTGCGCCGAGTCGGTGAAGCCGGCGGCGGCGGCGATCTGCGTGAAGTTCAGGCCCGAGCCGAGCAGGCGTGCGGCGGCGCGGATCTTGAGCGACTGCGAATACTTGCGCAACGGCAGCCCCATCTCCTGCGTGAAGAGGTGCGACAGGCGGTCGCGCGACAGGTGCACCGCCGTCGCCAACTCGGCGACGCCCAGGCTGTGGTCGTCTTCGAGCAGGTCGATCACGCGCTGGATGCGGGCGTCGAGCAGCGGCGGGCGGGGCAGCAGCTCCTGCGCGATGTCGAAGAGCCGCTGGAACAGCAGCCGGCAGGCGCGCGCACTCATCATCCCCTGGTTGAACACGTCGAGCGAGCTCGCCGTCGCAGAAAAGGCCTCGGGCGGCAGCACCAGGAAGCCGGGCTCGGGCAGGAAGGCGAAGGCACGGTAGAGCGGGTGGTTGGTCGACGCGTCGACACACGCAAACGGCACTCCGCACGCCCGCAGCCGCTTGGCGGCGAAGGGCCGCACCGCCACCGCGCGCGCACGCTGCACCTGGCCCGCGGCTTCGATCTCGAAGCCCGCGTCGGTGAGGGACAGCAGCAGGCTCGCGCTGTGGCGCGAGCTCTTCGATTCGGTGCCGCTGCTGGTGTAGAGAAACCCGTCCTTGAAGAGACGGGTGCGCCCCACGGGTGCCGGGGCGGAGGGGCGCGAGCCGGTCAGGCGGTGTTCCACGGTGGCCTCCTGAATGCAGAGGATGGGTGGCGGCGGGGTGCTGGGCGCGTCAGGGCGTGACGAAGCTCTTCAGCCAGTCGATCGTCGGGCCCAGCGCCCAGGGCTCGGTGCCGTACTGGTAGTTGGCGTCGACCTGGGCGCCACCGCACTGGTTGGTCGGGTCGCTGCTGCCGTAGCCCATGAAGCAGTGGTCGGCGTAGCCGTCACGCACCTGGCTGTCGCGCACCACGTACCAGCCGGAGCCGTTGGCCTGCAGGCAGTTCTGCGTGCCGCTCGCGCACACCGCACCGGTGACTCGCTGGCCGGAGGCGCCGGCACTGGCGACCGTGCCGCCGACAAAGAGGTCTTGCTGGCCGTTGATGATGCGCAGGCGGTTGCCGGGCTGCGTGTGCCGGCCGTCGGACATGCAGCTGCTGAGGCTGTAGACGCTGTAGGCGGTGCCGGTGCCCTGGCCCATCGAGGCGCGGATGCGGCTGTCGTAGTTCTTCGACAGCACCGAGATGATCGACCCCTGGCTCAGGCCGCCGGTCACGATGCCCTTGGAGCAGTCGGCCTTGGCGCGGGCGCACAGCTTGGCAATGGCGCTGTTGCTGTTGTTCGGGTTGAAGATGCAGCGCGCGCGCGAGCCGATGGTCGAGCAGGTGCCGAAGCTGCCGTTGTCGTATTCGATCGAGGCGGCCACGAAGCCCTTGGCGGCGGCGGCCTGCACGGCGGCGTTGGCCCAGTTGCTGGTGTAGCTCTCGCCCGTGCCGCCGATGTGAACGTAGACGGGGAACCGGCCCGAGGCCGAGGGCTCGGCGCCACTGATGCGGTAGGAGCTCCCGCACAGCGAGCTGCTGCCGCCGCGGTAGGTGGCGGTGAAGGTGGTGGTCTGGGCGGCGGCCCAGGTCGAGGCGGCGGTGAGCACGAGCGCGAGGCCCGCGCGGATCAGGCTGCGAGAGGAAAGCTTCTTCAAAGGGGTCTCCGTTCTGTCGGTCTTTGTTTGAAATGCACGACCGTGCAGAAGAGATTGTTCCGCCTGGCAGGAGGCGCAACCTTGTACCGAGTTGTTCACTTCGTGCTGGGCAGGCCGGGGTTTTCCCCGGCTCGGGCCAAGCCCCTCAGGGCGACGTGGTCAGCGGGGACAGGCGCGCAGGGTGACGTTGAACTGCGCCCACGCGCCGGGCTCGCTGGTGGCCTCGATGCGGCCGCCCATGCGCTCGATCAACTGGCGGCTGATGGCCAGGCCGATGCCCGTGCCTTCGCCGTGGCTCGCGTTGCGGCCGAGGCGGTTGAAGGGTTCGTACAGCCGCTCGAGCTGCTGCGGCGTCATGCCGATGCCGATGTTCCAGACCGAGAGCGTGACGTGGCCGTCGGCCGTCTCGCGCGCACTCACGCGCACGCGGCCCTGGTCGTGCCCGTACTTGACGGCGTTGGAGAGCAGGTTGAGCACGCACTGGCGCAGCCGCAGCGGGTCGGCCTGCACGCGTGGCAGCCCGGGCGGGAGGTCGCATTCGGCGCTGATCGAGCGCGCATCGATCTGCGCGCGCACCATCGCCAGGCTGTCGTCGACGAGGTGGGCCAAGTCGACCGCTTCCTGCTGCAGCTCGACCGCGCCGAGCTCGATGCGGCTCAGGTCCATCAGGTCGGTGATGAGGCCTAGCAGGTGTTGGCCGGCGCGCTCGATGTGCACGACGCGCTCTTTCTGCTGCGGCGTGAGCGGCGTCTGCTCGTCGAGCTGCAGCAGCTGCGAAAAGCCGATCACCGCGTTGAGCGGCGTGCGCAGCTCGTGGCTCACGCGGCCGAGGAACTGCGACTTCATCGCGCTCGCCTGCTCGGCTGCCTGCGCCTGCGCGAGCGCGTGCTGCGCGGCCTTGAGCGGGGAGATGTCGACGAAGGTGCCGACGATGCGGCGCACCAGGCCGTCGGAGCCGCGCTCGGCGATGCGGCCTT
This genomic interval carries:
- the tgt gene encoding tRNA guanosine(34) transglycosylase Tgt, with product MLQFDLLKTEGHARRGRLTLNHGVVETPVFMPVGTYGTVKGVMPSSLEEMGAQIILGNTFHLWLRPGLDILKQFGGLHRFEAWTKPILTDSGGFQVWSLGEMRKISEEGVKFASPVNGDKLFLTPEVSMQVQTVLNSDVVMQFDECTPYETKGHITTEKEARISMELSLRWARRCLTEFQKLQNPNALFGIVQGGMFEHLREESLNSLVELDLPGYAIGGVSVGEPKEDMLRIMAHTPHRLPSHKPRYLMGVGTPEDLVDGVACGVDMFDCVMPTRNARNGHLFTRFGDLRLRNARYKTDERPVDETCSCHCCKNFSRAYLHHLDRCGEMLGPMLTSIHNLHYYVNLMREVRLALDEGRFESFRAAFKADRLRGVS
- a CDS encoding crotonase/enoyl-CoA hydratase family protein, coding for MSNNAGSNEERVRISIDERGVAEVALTRADKMNAIDAAMFRAINDAIEQLKTDARVRVVVVHGEGRAFCAGLDMGRFAQMGQGQTSGTMGTDLLTRTRGLANDAQHVAWGWRTLPVPVIAAVHGVAFGGGLQIALGADIRLVHPEAKLAVMEVKWGLVPDMAGIVLMTELMRPDVVRELTYTGRIVSGVEAQAIGLATRVSDDPLADARALAAQIAAQSPDSIRASKRLLNGASPVAAGPVLMAESVEQRALIGSPNQREAALAGLEKRAPVFR
- the argG gene encoding argininosuccinate synthase, giving the protein MAATILQKLPAGERVGIAFSGGLDTSAAVHWMRKKGATPCAYTANLGQPDETDYEDIPRKAKAYGADIARLVDCRSQLVAEGIAAIQAGAFHISTGGATYFNTTPLGRAVTGTALVVAMKEDNVHIWGDGSTYKGNDIERFYRYGLLANPALRIYKPWLDQTFIDELGGRKEMSEFLIANGFDYKMSVEKAYSTDSNMLGATHEAKDLEFLDKGMHIVNPIMGVAFWKDDVVVKAERVSVAFEEGRPVSINGVRFGSAVALFEEANKIGGRHGLGMSDQIENRIIEAKSRGVYEGPGMALLHIAYERLVTGIHNEDTIEQYRTNGRKLGRLLYQGRWFDSQAMMLRESAQRWIAKAITGEVTLELRRGNDYSIMNTVSPNLTYAPERLSMEKVEGAFQPVDRIGQLTMRNLDIADTRQKLGIYSAAGLLGDQSEGSLPLLTGDKPKT
- a CDS encoding 1-acyl-sn-glycerol-3-phosphate acyltransferase: MSVFAIDLYFASRGLPPSAPQTVAAFVAQPAHWRVMADLLLLSLFAGIYSVPMYALIQLRSKPTHRARIIAANNILNALFMIVSSVMVGALLALKFTIPQVFLIVGLLNAVVAFYIFMLVPEYLLRFVAFLATRLAYRFRVKGDEHIPTEGPAILVCNHVSFVDAVLLMAASPRPIAFIMDHRIFQIPVLGWMFRLAKAIPIASQKEDPATYEQAFVRARQVLDNGDLLCIFPEGAITRDGQLGEFKGGIMKILETHPVPVVPMALQNLWGSFFSRIGGHAMTQPFRRGFCSRVGLLAGPPVPAAEVSPALLKARVAALLAEPLPGVPAGVPRPA
- a CDS encoding DUF2145 domain-containing protein, whose product is MKRTWAAALLLAVAPLAHAGRACEPKPPEARNIERAMVLAERTARTLDATGAQVVVLARAGQDLSEYGLRYSHLGLAYRDGARWRVAHKLNQCGTAHAAVYRQGLGEFFLDDLHDYQAGVVVLRPDVQARLLPALKDNQQLAHLHTPRYNMVAYPWAQRYQQSNQWAVETLAMAMDPGATTRERSQIWLQREGYQPTTLRLSAFKRLGARVTAANVAFDDHPDEKRFRDRIETVTVDSVFTWLTRTGMGNPVQVIR
- a CDS encoding YiaA/YiaB family inner membrane protein, encoding MHTPTVPRQDTKAWKLQVWVSFGVAATLCGTGLAYLPGADLDRAFMVMGYVFCLSTAFALAKYVRDNEGRRIDTPMWGLVVWGGFALAMALTGWGLYRMEINPTYKAYLGVCWLFLISSVFTLAKTLRDAHDVLIAQARRDGMAMRGQAE
- a CDS encoding helix-turn-helix transcriptional regulator is translated as MSTTQDLVTALKAELKAAGITYAELAEHLEMSESSIKRIFAKADMPLSRIDDVLRVLKMDFAELARKVADAQPLRRELTLEQEKAVVADRRLLLMAICCMSQWTYEQVIATYTFTEAECVKYLTQLDRIGIIELRPLNRYRLQLAKTFRWRPHGPVMAFFREHVVDDYFSGGFDGEGEMLMLVHGQVGRSLAATFIERLQRVGQDFAQQHLADQRLPPDQKRPYTLVVGMRSWLFAAFRDLKRDDTPLLPSMRTAEGG
- a CDS encoding helix-turn-helix domain-containing protein, yielding MEHRLTGSRPSAPAPVGRTRLFKDGFLYTSSGTESKSSRHSASLLLSLTDAGFEIEAAGQVQRARAVAVRPFAAKRLRACGVPFACVDASTNHPLYRAFAFLPEPGFLVLPPEAFSATASSLDVFNQGMMSARACRLLFQRLFDIAQELLPRPPLLDARIQRVIDLLEDDHSLGVAELATAVHLSRDRLSHLFTQEMGLPLRKYSQSLKIRAAARLLGSGLNFTQIAAAAGFTDSAHFSKIWSQAYGASPTFFYTSGRVSFYPPSAVRIEGSSGVSSRFRSRNAANSHDLMPTTKV